In Panicum virgatum strain AP13 chromosome 4N, P.virgatum_v5, whole genome shotgun sequence, a single window of DNA contains:
- the LOC120670148 gene encoding uncharacterized protein LOC120670148, producing MVVTLGTVGAAEGSHYDVDSDHMSALKGVGCVLGRLAGALAAAGGVFGTVGSSRCSASGNLSGIAEIIGDDVGGAAGLCLAGDTLEHSGRVLVRVGDGRPVRSRDEMIRRDIIGSEFKIWAFLKKINGGYVYFNSESLLVFKRRRRRSESLPNA from the exons ATGGTGGTTACACTTGGCACGGTGGGGGCGGCAGAGGGCAGCCACTATGACGTGGATTCGGACCACATGAGTGCTCTGAAAGGTGTTGGCTGTGTTCTGGGTCGCCTGGCCGGAGCACTCGCCGCAGCAGGGGGTGTTTTTGGCACAGTTGGCAGCTCCCGTTGCAGTGCCTCCGGCAATCTCAGTGGGATAGCTGAGATTATCGGCGACGAcgtcggcggcgctgcaggtctCTGTCTCGCCGGCGATACTCTTGAACACAGTGGCAGAGTTTTGGTCCGAGTCGGCGATGGCCGTCCAGTTAG GAGTAGAGATGAAATGATCAGACGAGACATCATTGGATCT GAATTCAAGATTTGGgcttttctgaaaaaaataaaCGGTGGTTATGTCTATTTCAATAGTGAATCTTTACTCGTtttcaaaagaagaagaagaagaagtgaaTCTTTACCAAATG CATAG